TGTCCTCCCTATTCACCTGTTGCCACCGCCTGTTGCAGACCCTATTTCTTGATGATGATTTCCTTTGGTAAAAACCGGCAGCAGAAACTGCGTGCCTCTTTACCGCCAATGGCCAGCACCAGGCTGACCAGAAGCACGGCCATGAGCCGCTTGTAATTAGTTATGTTCATGCCTCATCCTGTTTAGAGTAGAGGCCCAGTTTCCCGTCTAAGTCGTTCCTGAAGCTGTACTGGTGGCCGCATGCGCAGGACAGCGTTCCGCTTGTAAGCTCTTGCCTAAATAATATTGACCTTCCTAATTGTTTGGAAAACAGGTACCATTCTCCAAAGGCTTGAGAGAAAATGTAGCTGTTTCTCTTTTTGCAGCGGTTGTTGAGGCAGTTGAAAAGCACTGCGGTCCTGCTTCCGTTTTTGGTGGGGACGGCCACTGGCTTGATCCCCTGGATCCGGAGGTTATGGTCCTGGATCACCTTGATCTGCTCGCGGTCGCCGATGATGAGCGCGCGGTTGCGGATAAGATTGCGCTTCTGGGTACTGATTTGATTTGTTTCCATGGTAGTGTGGGTATGTGGTATTTGCTGTTGATGATGGCGGCCATTCTCTGGGCTTTCTTTCTGATTGCCTCAGACCGTCTCCGCTCACGGCGCTGGTATTCGAAAAGGGTCTTCTTGGTGACCCCGAAGGCTTCTGGCACCTTGTGCCTTTTATCGCCCGGTCCCTCAGAGAAGCAGACGGCGGCTCTCAGCTGGTGGCTCTCCAGGCGTTTCAGAAAATCGCTAAGGCTGGCCTCCATCTCGGTTCTCTTTTTCCAGGAGCGCGATTTCCTCTCCCTTTCTCTCTATGGACTTTTGCAGGCCGGCCACCCGGGCGCAGGTCTCCTGGTACAGTCTGGGGGAGGCGACCGGGTGAATGGCCTCGCGCAGGGTGACGGCGTGGCATGCCTCCTCCTCCAGGAACTCGCGGTCGCGCCTAAGAATGCGCAGCTTCTCTGCTAACTCCATTGCTTTCTAAGTTCTCAAGTCCAACAATGCGCAGGTCCAGCGCCTCAATGTCACAGTCCAGCCGGGCCACGATGGAATAGAAGTCCAGCTCGGTGATGCGGCCGGCCTTGCAGTCCTCCAGCAGCAGGTGCTTCTCCTGCAGGTAGATGCCCTTCAGTCTCTGCACCAGTCTGAGGATGGGTCTCAGCGGCAGCGCGTCCAGCTGCTCCAGGTAGAACTCCTCATGCGTACAGTCCGGGCAGACCTCAACGCTGCGGTCCTCTCCCATTGGTATCTCTACCATTTGCTTCTGGCTTCCCTTCCAGCCACAGGCGGTGCACTCGATTTTTGCTTCCATGGGTAAAATAGGTTAGATAGCTAGCGTAAGGTCTGCAAGAACATTACCTGCGGCTTGAGTGAATTCCTGCTCTTCAATCTCGGTGACGGGTTTATCCAGATAGTTTACAATGTCTTTGGTGTCTAGGACATTGATCAGCCCCTGTCCAGGCTTTTTGAGAACATGAATGGTATTACTTAGAGTCTGCTTGTAGTAGTGAGTGCCACCGGAACGCAGACAAGGGTAAGCGTCTTTAAAGAATTTTAGCATGGCTATTTATTTAAGTTAAAATCTCAGTTGTGGCGCCAGAATCGGCATTTTGATGATGTTGAACAGGTCTTTCTCCTCTGGTACCGGAAAGGGCTTGCCGTTCTTGTAGAGGGTGCCGCCCTTGCTGTGGAACCCGTACTTGACCCACTGGCAGGCCAGCTTCTGGTGGGAGAACTCCGCGGAGCCGGTGCGTATGGCGTAGATCAGGCCCCAGTTCTCGCGGGTGGCGGTGAAGATGTCAATCTTCAGGTCTTTGCTGGGTATGTAGCCCTTGAACCATTTGGCGGTGGGCTTGAGGGGCCACTCTATGATGTCTGTGGTGTTGGGCTTTATCCACTGGACCCTTTCTATTTTTCTGAGCGCCTCATAGAGCATGTTGGTCATGGGGCCGGTTCCGCTGGGTACGCCGAAGAAGTCGGTGGGCGCGGGTAGCGTCTCATACCTTGGGATCGCCACCAACTCAATGTCGTTCACCTCGGGCTTTTCCCTTCTGATGGAGCCGGCCACCTCTATTCTGAGGCAGGACTCACGCAGGTGGCGGGTGAACCACTCTGCTATTCTTCTGGCTTCGGCTAGCTGCATGGCGTTAGGCGGTTTTGCGGCGCTGCACCTGCGGTTCGACATCCTTTACCTGCCCGAACCTGATCACCTCGCTCCGGAGGGCGCGCAGATCGCCGTGGCTGAACTCGGCGTGCTCCAGTTTCACAGGGTAGCCGAAGCGGTCTTTCTTGCCCTCGTTCATCCATTTGCGGACGGTGGCCTGGCTGTGCTTGGTGAATTCCGCAATCTCCTTCACCGTCATGTAGCGGTCGTTGAGCTTGGCCAGCTCAGGTGCCACCAATGACATGATGCTCTGGAGTATCTCCTCTTTAGCGATGGCGATGTCGCCCTTCATTGCTATCTGATTCAAGTCTACCATGTGGAGTGGGTGTGTATAAATTCTTGATTTAATTGGAACTATTTAAGACACTTCGGAACGGTTTGTGTTATCTGGGCTGTACAGATGCCTGCTCCAACAATTGCTTCCTGGACTCGGCTATCTTTTTGGCGGCCTCAAAGATTTTGGCCCCCTTGTTTTTGGCGTGGTTCCTTCTGCCGCTCATCACCGACATGATGGTGCTTTTAGAGGTACCCGGAACCAGCTCCCTGATTACCTGGTAGTCCCCGCCACGAAGCCATTGTTTTATTTCTGTAAGGTTTTCCATACTTTGTGAATGCTTTACTGTACAATACTATCATATTTTCAAGTTGGTTGCAAATATTCACTAATATATTTTCACCATTATTTGTACAAGCCCTGATACACAACCAGTTAAAAACAAAAATTATGTTACTTGGAGAGAGAGTAAAACAGGAGATTGCTAAATCTTCATTCAAAACTGAAGAGATAGCAGAGGAGATAGGGATTACAGCCAACAACCTTTACAGGCTGTACAAAAAGGATTCCTTTGAAATAAAGTACCTGCTAAAAATCTGCGAATTGCTTAACCTCCCAGTTAGCCACTTTATTGACGCACCAAATAATATCTCCAACTCTGGCCAAATACAGGCAGCCAAGCAGGTGGGGAAGAACAATCAGACAATTAGCCTTGGAGGAGAAAGTAGCTTTGACCTGAAGCACCAATTAGAATTGTGCCAAGTAGAGAAGGCAAGCCTTGAGCAAAGGCTAAAGGATAAGGAAGAATTAATTGAGGTGCTAAGAAGTAAGTAGGCGTTTACCTTTTGAATTGTACAGTTATTAAAGATTGAATCACCTTAAACACAAACTATAGATTAAACCCTTACTAAACCCTTTATGAAAAACTTCGGCAAAATCATTGGTGGGTTGTTCCTTGCCATTATTGCGTTACTCTTTATCGGCTACTTGAGTGATGATGAAACAAAAACAGCTTCTTCCCCAGAAAATAAGAAAGCCCAAAGCGCCTCTTTGACACCATCAGATGCTAATGATGCCGAGTCAATCAAACTAAAAGAAGAGAGGATCGCGTCCGCTAAGAAGCAAATAATAGCACTCAAGAAAAGCTTTCATCATGACAAGGACGAAATGAGCGGTCGCGGCTGGTATGACCATAAGGTATGGGGCAAGGGCTATCCTGAAAAAAATGCCTTAACCTGCACTGTGTTTGACAGCGGTCACATTATGCTGCGCTCTTTTTACACAGGAGATGACTGGTTATTTCACGAGAGTGTTAGTGTAAAAGTTGGTGAAGAAAGAATAGATTCTGATGCAATCCCTTCATATGATGACAGCAACCGCCGTGATAATTCTGGTGGCACTGTATGGGAATCAATCACCTACGATTCAGATGAAGAGAATGGCATAATTGCGCTTATTGCTCAAAATGTTGAAAAGAAAATACTGGTTAGACTGAATGGAGACCAGTATTACAAAGATATTACTCTGACAAAAATAGAAAAGCAAGCAATTGCTGACGCTTATAGATTGTCAAATCTCATCAAAACCGCTAACGGCGAAGACATTTAATTCCGTTTTTGGCCTGTTTTCTGGAAAACAGGCCAAAAATCATCCCCTCTCCTATGCCAAAGTTTAACCTACCCTGTGACCGCTGGGAGTGGCGGGAGCTCGGCAACAAGATCCTGGCCGTGATAGCCGCCGCGTCTCTTATTGGCTGGCTGATCAGCAAGGCCTGGGAGTGGCTTTTTAACTAAAATCAGTCTAATGGAAAAGGATGTAGCAGAACTAATTATACAACATGTAGAAAATCTTAAAAGCCTTTCAGTAGGCTTGATAGCCCTACTTGTTGTTAACATACTAGGATTACTAGGACGATTTTGGGTAGAGGGAGTTTTGAAGAATAGGGATATCAAAATAAACAAGGCGGCAATTATCAATAACAGAAAGGTAACAGTTCAAGAAAGTCTTTACCATTTATTTGATAGCCTATCCTTAATCAACCCTTATGATGCTCAAGAACTATCAATAAAAATTGTAGAGACTGATATGTTTATCAGGAAAAATAGCCTATTCCTCGATACTAGAATTCACAACATCTCTATTGCTTTGCTAGATTATTTTAAAGAGGTCCAAGTCCAACCTCGGAAAAAGGATATAAAGTATGAATTTGATCATCTAGACATGTATACAGATGAGTTCACAAAATTTTAAAAGATTAATTAGTGCTCCTAAACATTTTACAAATGCCAACATTTTTGATTTTATAAACTCCTGTGAACCAATATTTTCGTTAAAAAACAAGCAAGAGTCTGGGTTTGGGCTTAATATTAGTAAGATTGAACAAGCTTCTATGCTGGGAGTGTTGTTGATTTACAAAATCATGGACTTTGCTTTTGCGAATAATTGCTTTTCGCAGCCAACTTTACTTTATAATCCTGATTCGGATAATGTACTTGACAAGTATGGTTTTAAAAAACTAGTACATGCTCTGATGGCTAATTCCAAAGAAGAGGAAAAGGAAATGAGTAATCTTAAAATTTCCTACAAAGATAATTTCATCATTGCACCACAGGCTTTACTAAGAAAAAAACAATACAATCACAATTCATTAAATTGGCAGTATTACCCGTTAATTGAGCAGTACTATAGTGAAAATAAAAAAGCAGTGTCAATGATACTCCTTTCCTTCTCAGAGATACTCTTGAACTTTTGGGAACATGCAGTTGATGACACGAAGTCCATAATAGTGGCGAATGGGAATAGTCAAAAAATAGAAATTGCTTGTGCAGACACAGGTAACGGCATAATTACTACCTTGGGAAAGAGTTTGTCTACCAAGAACTTAGACCCTGAAAAAATACTATTAGAAGCTGTAAAAAAGGGAGTTACATCAAAAAAATTAACCAATCACATGGGATATGGTTTGTGGATTTTAGATGAGATTGCCACAAAAACCAAGGGGAGGCTTCAGATCATATCCCAAGGAGCAACTTATTCCAATAGTGGAGGTAGGAAGAAAGTGAGGAGATGTGGTTATTGGCAGGGAAGCATTGTATATCTATCTTTACCCATTGCTAATGCTGTATCATTAACAGACATCCTTCCAGAGGATGTTAAAACAAGAGGCACCATTCAAATCAATTTTGCATGAAAACATTATCGCTAGACAATTTCGCTCCTATTATCAGTGACAGACTTGTTGGTGATGAAATTTATAACCTTATTAAGTCAGACCTTGAGACCTGCCAGCAGTTAGACATTGATCTCAAAGAGATTAAGTCAATGGCAACTTTCTGCGCAAAACAGATCTTTGGCAAACTTTACCTTGAGTTGGGAGGAGACAGCTTCTTTCAAAGAATTCGGCTTATTAATGCCACTGACGACTTAAAGACGATAATTAGGATTGGTATTCAAAGTGCTTTAGAGGATAGATAGGATATCATGCTAAAATTTTAAAAAAAGCCGCAATTAACTTTGCGGCTTTTTTTTGTATAAACATTTTCAGACAGGCAACATATGGCTTTCACCAATCTTTAGCCCTATGTGTACCAGTAGACAAACAAGCGTACCCAGTGTGATTATGATTGCCAACCAGGTGGGTGACAACCACCAAAGTGTAGAATTGGTCTGCGGAAGTTGCGAAGAGACGCGCATCCTGATGCTGGAGCAGAGCTACATCATCCAAAGAACACTTGCCCACATTCAATCCCTCCTTCTGGGAAAGGCGGGCCTGAATCAATTGTCAAACCAAAACCCATGCGAAACAACAAATGAAGACTAAGAGAAACATCAGATCAGACCGGCCGGACAAGCGAGGCTATGCCCCCATCAGATTCACCGTTCACCTGGACGGCGCCAGGTTCTACATTGAGACCGGGGAGCAGTGCCTTCCGGAGAACTGGGACGGTGGCATGCGGCTTGTCACCAGTGGGGACCACTATCACAAACAAATCAACGCGAGGCTCATAAAATGGGAAAGTATACTGGAGGAGATTGCCACCAGGTACAAGAGCCGGCGCAGGATCCTGACGCAGGACCTGCTGCTGAAGGAATTCTACGAGGCGGTGGATCCAGAGGAAGAAAAACAGGAAGTGGCCTTTTTTCAGGAAAACGCCTTTCTCACCCTCATGCATAAATGGCGCTCCCACCAGCAGAGTAAAATACAGCTGACCACCGGCAAGCCCTTAGCCGACAGCACCATAAAAGGCATCACCTCCACCATCAAGAGATTTGAGAAGTTCCAGGAGGCGCGCGGCCGGGAGATAACCTTTGAGGAAATGGACCTGAAGTTCTATGAGGAGTTCCAGCAGCACCTGCTCATAGACAAGAAGCAGAAGGTGAATAATTTCGGCAAGCACATAGACCGCCTAAAAACGTTTCTGAAATGGGCAGAGGTCCAGCATGACGCGCCGGTCAACCGGAAGTACAAGCTGTTCTCCAGCCCTGAGATTTACGTGGGCGTAGACGCGCTCTCGGCCTCAGAACTGCACGCCATCTATAACCTCAACTTTGAAGACCCGCAAACGAAGGAGAAGCTGTTCACCTGCTACAAGGAGAAGGGAGTCATCAAACTGGAGGGGAGCATGCGCTTTGGCCAGTGGTGCAAGTCTGTGGAAAAGGCGCGCGACATCTTTCTCATGTGCTGCTATACCGGCATGCGCATCAGCGACGCGCTCTCATTCACCATGCTGGACATAAACCACCAGCAGGGCCTGATCATACGGCCGGCCACCAAAACCCTGAACGACTGCTACATTCCGTTTTTTGATGACGTCCTCTTCAAGCCGAAGGAGATGGTCATGAAATACTACCTGCAGTACAACACCTGCATGCCCCCGGAGCCGGCCTCTAAGGTCAACGAGTACTTGAAAGAGATCCAGAAGCTGGTGGGGATAAAGCGTCTTACCCTCACCACCAAGATAGGCAGGAAGACCTTTGCCACCTTGAAGCTCTACCAGGGCATTCCCTCCAGGATTGTGATGCAGGCCACCGGCCACAAGACGGAAAGCAGCTTCAACCGGTATGTGGGCGTGAACACCTCAGAACTGGGCCGGGCCTTCAAGCAGGGCTCTGCCGGCGTTGGCATGAGAGACGGCGTCATGATGGTAGGCTAGTGCAATATCAAGAGCAGGATTCAGGGAGCGTTTTGGGGAGCGTTTTGATTTTTCCCAAACAGGCCCAAACAGCTCTACAGAAACCAAGAACGGCCTTCTAGCTATCTAGGAGGCCGTTTTTATTAAGGCTAATTTAGGTTGAAGACGTTAATTAACTCCCTACGCGACCACAGTTAAATTTAAAAAGACCTGTAAGACAACATCTTACAGGTCTTTTTCTTTTAGGACGTACACATATACGTACAACTTTACAATCCAGGCTGTTCTCCTAGGTAAATCCGATAATCCATCACAGTAATTTTTTTACCTCTACTGACTTAACCAAGTCGGGCTTTGTTGGAGTTAGACTGCAATCACGGCATACTGGCGACCAACCTTGCACCTTACGTTCATTCCCAGGAAAGCCTACTAACCCATACCTAACCAGAGGATTAAGCGCTCTCTATCAGTTACATATCAATTTTATTAGCAACAACCTGTATTTATACTATCCGTATAAATACCTTTTTTAATGTTTTGGTGTTTTTCAAATCAAGCTATGGCTTATGGAGACTGAAGTAGACAGTAGGATATTGTCATTCATGGACAAAGGCGCATTGCGCTATGACGTCTTCGATACCGCCTCATCCGATTCATCCTTGAATCTGCAGACCCTCAGCGATGACTTCTTCCCATTGGACTACATTGAAAAATCAGAGAAGCACTTCTCCTATTACTACTCCCTTAGGGCTTCGGGCGGCTTGGTGGTTCTGAGAATCACAATCAAAGACGGGGTAATGAAGGCGTTACTCGCACCCCACTCACATTTTTCCGAGCTTAAACCACAGGTTAAGTTTAATGCTTAAAATTCTACGTCCATCTACTCCCAAAGCGCAACGCCTACCCAAAGGGGTTAGCGAAAGAAACTTTTTACTAAGGGGCATGCATAAAAATAGGGTGCCGGCATAACAAACATCCGCCGGCACCCTACCAGTCATCATCCTATCAATCTAGTTCTTCTTGAGCAATTTAATGGAACTCATGCCGGACTTGCTGATTTTGCGGGCCATGTACACGCCCTCCTTCATGCCCCGTCCGTCCACCTCGACCCTTACGACCTCATCAGCCTTGGCCTTACCGGACTTCAGCTGTCTGATTAAGGTGCCGTTCATGTCATAGAGGTTTATCACGTACTCCTCTCCCCTCGCGGACCTGAACTCGACGGTGGTTCTATCGCCGAACGGGATGGGGTAGGCGACCATCCCCTCATCCTTCGCAGTGCCTGAGGAGGCTGGCGCCTTCAGGGAGGCCGGGGCAGCACTTATCTCATCATCATAGTTGTCACAGTCGGTCGCAGGCGACACGCAGCCGCTGCTCTTGCTTCTGACGGTGATGCTGAAGCCGGCACCCGCCGCCACACTGAAGATTGGCGAGTCCTGCCAAGTAGTGCCTCCGTCGTTGCTGTACTCGAAGTCCGCGCCAACCGGCGAGGTCACCGTCACCGAGCCATTGGGCGAAGGCGCGCAGATGGAAGGCTCCACTATCGTCACCGCCGGTCTCAGGACTGCATCAGGCTGTGTGATTGTCTCTGAGGTGATGGCCTGGCAGCCACTGCCGTCCGTGACGGTCAGGGTGTAGGTGCCGGAGACCAGCCCGGTCAGGTCCTGGTCGTCCGCCTGCCCGGTCGGGATGACGCCGCCGCCGGTGGCCACCCATGAGTAGGTGTAGGGGGCCGAGCCGCCAGACACCGATGCGTTAATCGCGCCGTTCCCAGCGCCGGAGCAGGAAACGTTGGTCGCCACGGAAGAGGCGGTCAGGCCGGTGGACACTGCGATGGTAGGCAGGGTCCCGCACTTAGGAGCGATGAGGTTGGGTTTCAGAGTCTCACAGGTGCTCTTTTTCGCGGCATCGGTCCAGGCTAGGAACAGGTTGGTCAAGTCAATGGTCGAGCCGCACTCATAGGAAATCTCGGAGCCGGTTATCCCTGAGCCGGAGGAAGTGGAATTGACTATCTCCCTAATTACGACTACAGCAAAGGGAAGCGTGGTGGTGTCGGTTTTCACGATAGGGCCCTTGCAGCCAGTAATCTCGGCCTGGTAGACCACGGTGCCGGAGCCGTCCTTTATCACGATGTCCCCCAGAAGGCGAAGCTGGTCCGGGTGGAGCCCGTCTTGTTGGCGATGGACAGCAGCAGCGGCGCGGTAATCACGTCGCCTGGCTCACAGGCCTGACAGGCGGAGACGTCCAGGAAGGCGTCCACCAGTTCCAGGTCCTTGGAGGTACATCTGCTCTCAGGAGGCAGCGTGACCTGGGCCGAGGAGGTGAAGGATACCAGCAGTAGCGCCATCAGTGTCAGGGCGGTGCGCCAGAACGTGGCAGGTCTCATTTTTTGGAGGTTGAGGGATGTGGTATGGATTACTGGGGACACCTTTCTGCCGCCGCTTGCGGCTGTGGAAAGGGTTGGACGGGGTAAGGAAAATTTCTCCATAATTACTGGGTGTTAAATCTTTCAATCGAATCTTTACAATGGCAGGCAATGTAC
The nucleotide sequence above comes from Nibribacter ruber. Encoded proteins:
- a CDS encoding tyrosine-type recombinase/integrase, with amino-acid sequence MKTKRNIRSDRPDKRGYAPIRFTVHLDGARFYIETGEQCLPENWDGGMRLVTSGDHYHKQINARLIKWESILEEIATRYKSRRRILTQDLLLKEFYEAVDPEEEKQEVAFFQENAFLTLMHKWRSHQQSKIQLTTGKPLADSTIKGITSTIKRFEKFQEARGREITFEEMDLKFYEEFQQHLLIDKKQKVNNFGKHIDRLKTFLKWAEVQHDAPVNRKYKLFSSPEIYVGVDALSASELHAIYNLNFEDPQTKEKLFTCYKEKGVIKLEGSMRFGQWCKSVEKARDIFLMCCYTGMRISDALSFTMLDINHQQGLIIRPATKTLNDCYIPFFDDVLFKPKEMVMKYYLQYNTCMPPEPASKVNEYLKEIQKLVGIKRLTLTTKIGRKTFATLKLYQGIPSRIVMQATGHKTESSFNRYVGVNTSELGRAFKQGSAGVGMRDGVMMVG
- a CDS encoding T9SS type A sorting domain-containing protein; the protein is MIKDGSGTVVYQAEITGCKGPIVKTDTTTLPFAVVVIREIVNSTSSGSGITGSEISYECGSTIDLTNLFLAWTDAAKKSTCETLKPNLIAPKCGTLPTIAVSTGLTASSVATNVSCSGAGNGAINASVSGGSAPYTYSWVATGGGVIPTGQADDQDLTGLVSGTYTLTVTDGSGCQAITSETITQPDAVLRPAVTIVEPSICAPSPNGSVTVTSPVGADFEYSNDGGTTWQDSPIFSVAAGAGFSITVRSKSSGCVSPATDCDNYDDEISAAPASLKAPASSGTAKDEGMVAYPIPFGDRTTVEFRSARGEEYVINLYDMNGTLIRQLKSGKAKADEVVRVEVDGRGMKEGVYMARKISKSGMSSIKLLKKN
- a CDS encoding helix-turn-helix domain-containing protein, with amino-acid sequence MLLGERVKQEIAKSSFKTEEIAEEIGITANNLYRLYKKDSFEIKYLLKICELLNLPVSHFIDAPNNISNSGQIQAAKQVGKNNQTISLGGESSFDLKHQLELCQVEKASLEQRLKDKEELIEVLRSK
- a CDS encoding ATP-binding protein, coding for MSSQNFKRLISAPKHFTNANIFDFINSCEPIFSLKNKQESGFGLNISKIEQASMLGVLLIYKIMDFAFANNCFSQPTLLYNPDSDNVLDKYGFKKLVHALMANSKEEEKEMSNLKISYKDNFIIAPQALLRKKQYNHNSLNWQYYPLIEQYYSENKKAVSMILLSFSEILLNFWEHAVDDTKSIIVANGNSQKIEIACADTGNGIITTLGKSLSTKNLDPEKILLEAVKKGVTSKKLTNHMGYGLWILDEIATKTKGRLQIISQGATYSNSGGRKKVRRCGYWQGSIVYLSLPIANAVSLTDILPEDVKTRGTIQINFA
- a CDS encoding nucleotidyltransferase family protein, which translates into the protein MQLAEARRIAEWFTRHLRESCLRIEVAGSIRREKPEVNDIELVAIPRYETLPAPTDFFGVPSGTGPMTNMLYEALRKIERVQWIKPNTTDIIEWPLKPTAKWFKGYIPSKDLKIDIFTATRENWGLIYAIRTGSAEFSHQKLACQWVKYGFHSKGGTLYKNGKPFPVPEEKDLFNIIKMPILAPQLRF
- a CDS encoding helix-turn-helix transcriptional regulator → MVDLNQIAMKGDIAIAKEEILQSIMSLVAPELAKLNDRYMTVKEIAEFTKHSQATVRKWMNEGKKDRFGYPVKLEHAEFSHGDLRALRSEVIRFGQVKDVEPQVQRRKTA
- a CDS encoding STAS-like domain-containing protein → MKTLSLDNFAPIISDRLVGDEIYNLIKSDLETCQQLDIDLKEIKSMATFCAKQIFGKLYLELGGDSFFQRIRLINATDDLKTIIRIGIQSALEDR